A part of Hippea maritima DSM 10411 genomic DNA contains:
- a CDS encoding homocysteine biosynthesis protein: MFEVNKTIEEINEKIKKGEAVVVNAEEMIDIVEKEGFVGAAKKVDVVTTGTFGTMCSSGALINFGHTSPKIKASKVWLNDVEAYGAIAAVDCYLGATAVKEGDPLNAVHPGRFEYGGGHVIEDLIARKPVKLIAEGYTTDCYPAKHIEMEITIDDLRQATLMSPRNAYQNYSVAVNSTGKTIYTYMGVLKPNFANATYSSSGQLSPLLNDPFYLTIGIGTRIFLGGGVGYVIYHGTQHNPDEERNKRGVPKTGAGAIAVMGDMKQMNPDFVKGASILGYGASLSIGVGIPIPILNEEMAFFTSVRDEEIDAYIFDYGHDYPLKIDNNYGLTNYKELRSGFITVNGKKVPTAPLSSYVGAMKVAETLKQWIMDKKFYLTRPSMNLPTSKDYKPLKYLKQYEKGL; encoded by the coding sequence GTGTTTGAGGTAAACAAAACCATAGAAGAGATTAATGAGAAGATAAAAAAGGGAGAAGCTGTAGTTGTAAATGCCGAGGAAATGATAGATATAGTTGAAAAAGAGGGCTTTGTCGGAGCTGCTAAAAAGGTGGATGTTGTAACTACCGGCACATTTGGAACCATGTGTTCAAGCGGAGCCTTGATAAACTTCGGTCATACATCGCCAAAAATAAAAGCTTCGAAGGTTTGGCTAAATGATGTTGAGGCCTATGGTGCAATTGCAGCTGTAGATTGTTATTTAGGTGCAACAGCTGTAAAAGAGGGAGATCCTTTAAATGCTGTTCACCCAGGTAGATTTGAATATGGCGGAGGCCATGTAATAGAAGATTTAATAGCCAGAAAACCTGTAAAACTTATAGCCGAGGGGTACACAACCGACTGTTATCCGGCAAAGCATATAGAGATGGAGATAACTATAGATGATCTGAGACAAGCAACACTCATGAGCCCAAGAAACGCCTATCAGAACTACTCAGTAGCCGTAAACTCCACAGGCAAAACCATCTACACTTATATGGGTGTGTTAAAGCCCAACTTTGCAAATGCCACCTACTCATCATCAGGTCAATTGTCCCCACTTCTCAATGATCCATTCTATCTGACTATAGGTATAGGCACGAGGATATTTTTAGGTGGTGGTGTAGGGTATGTAATCTATCATGGAACACAGCATAATCCTGACGAGGAAAGGAATAAAAGAGGGGTTCCAAAAACCGGTGCTGGGGCAATAGCCGTTATGGGGGATATGAAACAAATGAACCCAGACTTTGTCAAAGGGGCATCGATTTTGGGATATGGTGCTTCATTAAGTATTGGTGTAGGCATACCTATACCAATTTTAAACGAAGAGATGGCTTTCTTTACCTCTGTTAGAGATGAGGAGATAGATGCATACATATTTGATTATGGCCATGACTATCCACTAAAGATAGACAACAACTACGGCCTAACAAACTACAAGGAACTAAGAAGCGGCTTTATAACGGTAAATGGTAAAAAAGTGCCAACAGCACCGCTTTCAAGCTACGTCGGCGCTATGAAGGTAGCAGAAACACTAAAACAGTGGATAATGGATAAAAAGTTCTATTTGACAAGGCCATCGATGAATTTACCCACTTCAAAAGATTATAAACCTTTAAAATACTTGAAGCAATATGAGAAGGGTCTATAG
- a CDS encoding YggS family pyridoxal phosphate-dependent enzyme, whose translation MSIKERTEALLREIPEGVIVEAAAKTRTADEILQVIDAGITVIGQNYIKDLRAVYDKIGKKAKWHFIGSVKNQKNELFRTKYLKIINMIETIDSFEDAERLSKKCEAISKVMPILIEINSAEEPQKSGVMPDDAINLIKHISLLKNIRVEGLMTMGKATEEPEDARIYFKLTKQIFDEVKRLGIDNVEMKYLSMGMTDTYKIAIQEGANIVRIGTAIFGPRKA comes from the coding sequence ATGTCCATTAAGGAAAGAACGGAGGCACTGCTTAGAGAAATACCAGAGGGCGTAATAGTTGAAGCAGCAGCTAAAACAAGAACGGCCGATGAAATCCTTCAGGTAATAGATGCAGGTATAACGGTAATTGGTCAAAACTATATTAAGGATTTAAGGGCTGTATACGATAAAATCGGCAAAAAGGCCAAATGGCACTTTATAGGTTCTGTGAAAAATCAGAAGAATGAGTTATTCAGGACAAAATACCTCAAGATCATAAATATGATAGAAACCATAGACAGCTTTGAGGACGCAGAAAGGCTGAGTAAAAAATGTGAGGCTATATCAAAGGTAATGCCTATCTTAATCGAGATAAACTCAGCCGAGGAGCCTCAGAAAAGCGGCGTTATGCCTGATGATGCAATAAACCTTATAAAACATATAAGTCTCCTTAAAAATATACGTGTAGAAGGTCTTATGACCATGGGAAAGGCCACTGAAGAACCTGAGGATGCACGGATTTATTTTAAACTAACCAAACAGATCTTTGATGAAGTTAAACGCCTGGGCATCGATAATGTTGAGATGAAATATCTATCTATGGGCATGACAGATACATACAAGATAGCAATACAGGAAGGGGCAAATATCGTCAGAATAGGAACGGCTATATTCGGACCGCGCAAGGCTTGA
- a CDS encoding cysteine hydrolase family protein, producing MKEAVLVVDMLNDFTLDSAPLKVKENAKIIPNIKALLDEKRKSGTAVIYVCDAHAEDDKEFKIWPKHCVRGSKGAEIVDELKPQEGDFIVEKTTYDGFYNTELDSLLKQLGVKKLIITGCVINICIMYTASSAVLRGYEVEIPLNCVSALDELSRQCAIAQFKNVLNVKLS from the coding sequence ATGAAAGAGGCTGTATTGGTTGTTGATATGCTAAACGATTTTACCCTTGATAGCGCTCCTCTTAAGGTTAAAGAAAATGCCAAAATAATACCCAATATAAAAGCGTTGCTGGATGAAAAAAGAAAAAGCGGTACCGCAGTAATATATGTTTGTGATGCCCATGCGGAGGATGACAAAGAGTTTAAAATATGGCCAAAGCACTGCGTTAGGGGTAGCAAGGGTGCAGAAATAGTGGATGAGCTAAAACCTCAGGAAGGTGATTTTATAGTTGAAAAAACTACATATGATGGTTTTTATAACACTGAGTTGGATAGTCTCCTAAAGCAGCTTGGCGTGAAAAAACTAATAATTACAGGTTGCGTTATAAATATTTGCATAATGTATACAGCATCCAGCGCCGTTTTAAGGGGTTATGAGGTTGAAATACCCCTAAATTGTGTGTCTGCCTTGGATGAGCTATCCAGACAGTGTGCTATTGCTCAGTTTAAAAATGTTCTCAATGTAAAACTCTCATAA
- a CDS encoding nicotinate phosphoribosyltransferase yields the protein MYIADEAVIKSGKITDVYFERALEVIQAKDLDKTVKAEITVKGLPEGYDWAVFCGLEEVLELLSSKQVNVRAIPEGTVFRENQPVIEIEGKYSEFAVYETAILGFLCEESGVATKSARMKKAAGGKTVLSFGARRMHPAVAPAIERAAYIGGCDGFSTVAAGDMLGIKPSGTMPHSLMLLIGDTLKAAEYFDEVVSSNVPRVVLIDTYGDEKFETIRVAERLNKKLSGIRLDTPSSRRGNMQKILEELRWELDIRGFKHVQLFVSGGLNEEKIKEIADLADGFGVGTSISNAPTIDFSMDIVEIEGKPIAKKGKMSGSKSFLRCNKCFASRVVPYTTSQVECNCGGVMEDLLGYKIRNGKLICEFEDIKTIKDRCFRELRHV from the coding sequence ATGTATATAGCGGATGAGGCGGTAATAAAATCTGGAAAGATAACAGATGTTTACTTTGAAAGGGCTCTTGAGGTAATTCAAGCAAAGGATCTTGATAAAACGGTAAAAGCCGAGATAACTGTAAAGGGATTACCTGAAGGCTATGATTGGGCTGTGTTTTGTGGGCTTGAGGAGGTGCTTGAGCTATTAAGCAGCAAGCAGGTAAATGTTAGGGCTATACCGGAAGGCACGGTATTTAGGGAAAACCAGCCTGTTATTGAGATAGAGGGTAAATATTCTGAATTTGCCGTTTATGAAACGGCTATTTTGGGTTTTTTGTGTGAGGAATCAGGTGTTGCAACCAAATCCGCAAGGATGAAAAAGGCTGCTGGTGGAAAAACCGTTTTATCATTTGGTGCAAGAAGAATGCATCCGGCTGTTGCACCGGCTATTGAAAGGGCTGCATACATAGGTGGATGTGATGGCTTTTCAACTGTTGCTGCAGGTGATATGCTTGGTATAAAACCATCGGGAACCATGCCGCACTCCTTAATGCTTCTGATAGGGGATACCCTAAAAGCGGCTGAATACTTCGATGAGGTTGTTAGTAGCAACGTGCCTCGTGTTGTTCTTATAGACACATACGGGGATGAAAAGTTTGAGACGATTAGGGTAGCAGAAAGGCTCAACAAAAAACTCAGCGGCATAAGATTGGATACACCATCCTCAAGAAGGGGTAATATGCAAAAGATTTTAGAAGAGTTGCGATGGGAGTTGGACATAAGGGGCTTTAAGCATGTTCAATTGTTTGTTAGTGGCGGTTTGAATGAAGAAAAGATCAAAGAGATAGCAGACTTAGCTGATGGGTTTGGCGTAGGAACAAGCATAAGCAATGCGCCTACAATTGATTTTTCTATGGATATCGTTGAGATAGAAGGAAAGCCGATAGCGAAAAAGGGAAAGATGTCAGGCTCAAAAAGCTTTTTAAGGTGCAATAAATGTTTTGCAAGCAGGGTTGTGCCATACACAACATCCCAGGTTGAATGCAACTGCGGTGGTGTTATGGAAGATTTGCTTGGCTATAAAATAAGAAACGGAAAACTCATATGTGAGTTTGAAGATATCAAAACCATAAAGGACAGGTGTTTCAGGGAGCTAAGGCATGTATAA
- a CDS encoding TatD family hydrolase, producing the protein MYKIIDTHCHIDMEEFEQDRDEVIQRSKAGGVDAILVPAVEPEDFDKEFKLTQRYETVYQMVGIHPHEAKKATQDAFDRAIEYLNKKKCVGIGEIGLDYYYEHSPRDIQKEVFANFLDIATENGMPVSIHCREAERDLIDIIRSKKDLKGVIHCFSGNDELLKAGLDLGLYFGIGGILTFKKSTLKDVVKEIPLEFIVFETDAPYLAPVPKRGKRNEPLYIYFVIDKMAEITGKDAVEISDVAYHNASSVFSLGL; encoded by the coding sequence ATGTATAAGATTATTGATACCCATTGCCACATAGATATGGAGGAGTTTGAGCAGGATAGGGATGAGGTTATACAGCGCAGCAAGGCAGGAGGTGTAGATGCTATATTGGTTCCTGCCGTTGAACCTGAAGATTTTGATAAGGAGTTTAAGCTGACGCAGAGGTATGAGACTGTCTACCAAATGGTTGGTATACATCCACATGAGGCAAAAAAAGCCACACAGGATGCATTTGATAGAGCAATTGAATATCTAAACAAAAAGAAGTGTGTTGGTATTGGAGAGATTGGACTTGACTATTACTATGAGCACTCGCCCAGAGATATACAAAAGGAGGTATTTGCCAATTTTTTGGATATTGCAACAGAGAACGGCATGCCTGTTTCTATACATTGCAGAGAGGCTGAGAGGGATTTAATTGACATAATAAGATCCAAGAAAGACTTAAAAGGTGTAATACACTGCTTTAGTGGCAATGATGAGCTTTTAAAAGCCGGGCTTGATTTGGGGCTGTATTTCGGTATAGGAGGTATCTTAACTTTTAAAAAGTCTACATTGAAAGATGTTGTTAAAGAAATACCGCTTGAGTTTATTGTTTTTGAAACTGATGCCCCTTATTTGGCTCCCGTTCCAAAAAGGGGCAAGAGAAACGAACCTTTGTATATATACTTTGTTATAGATAAAATGGCAGAGATTACAGGAAAAGATGCAGTGGAGATATCAGATGTAGCCTACCATAATGCTTCTTCTGTTTTTAGCCTGGGTCTTTAG
- a CDS encoding phosphatase PAP2 family protein yields MKNIRLFDYINLGFYIFMLSITLINYQTIPQPSVIALMYVSIIAATVFLIYNETHNRIIRLLRYFYPYIFIGFVFESLGFIVPYINPHNKDYILIKLDRLILGKDAALIFNIFNIKGFVDYLQLSYLSYYVLPFFVIYYFYSKNKIKRLSYSLFALSLGYYLSYLGYIFLPAIGPRYSLDYLANMPLNGGAIFNAVHQLLNALEHIKQDCFPSGHTEISLLVVLLFWDENRKIALIILPIVLSLILSTLVLRYHYFSDVISGIIIAFLVYFTSKTIFYPKDPG; encoded by the coding sequence ATGAAAAATATCCGCTTATTTGACTACATAAACTTAGGTTTCTACATATTTATGCTATCAATAACTCTCATAAATTACCAAACCATCCCACAACCCTCAGTTATAGCTTTAATGTATGTTAGCATAATAGCAGCAACTGTCTTTCTCATCTACAACGAGACACATAATCGCATAATAAGACTTCTGAGATATTTTTATCCCTACATATTTATAGGTTTTGTCTTTGAATCTTTAGGTTTTATAGTACCCTACATAAACCCACATAATAAAGACTACATTCTAATAAAACTTGACAGACTTATTCTCGGCAAGGATGCCGCTTTAATTTTTAATATCTTCAACATAAAAGGTTTTGTGGATTATCTACAGCTTTCATACCTTTCCTATTATGTATTACCATTCTTTGTAATCTACTATTTTTACTCAAAAAACAAGATAAAACGACTGAGCTATAGTTTATTTGCCCTATCTTTAGGCTACTATCTATCTTATTTAGGATACATATTTCTACCAGCCATTGGGCCACGCTACTCTTTGGATTATCTTGCCAATATGCCATTGAACGGTGGAGCTATATTTAATGCGGTGCATCAATTGCTTAATGCATTGGAGCATATAAAACAAGATTGTTTCCCAAGCGGCCATACAGAGATATCACTACTTGTTGTGCTTTTATTCTGGGATGAAAACAGAAAAATAGCGCTTATTATTCTACCTATAGTTCTATCCTTAATACTTTCAACGCTTGTTTTAAGGTATCACTATTTCAGTGATGTTATAAGCGGTATCATAATTGCATTTTTGGTTTATTTTACATCAAAAACTATATTTTATCCTAAAGACCCAGGCTAA
- a CDS encoding diacylglycerol/lipid kinase family protein — translation MIAIIANPNALRFSSEKLKRIANQLGNVDIFFTQKAKNGTDIANKIAGSYEIIATYGGDGIINEVINADLNSSKLAIIPAGTTNVLAIELFGKASASKAIQAIKRGKAKTAYTGKINNTYFILMAGFGFDAESVHNVNPKLKRISGKFAYFSAGVVSYLKNLKRDCFEIEIENKRIEAVWAIVSKAKKYAGNYTISAKIDIFKPLFDVVICRCANRGLSLPYYNLAIFSGLHRFNTPFVEHIITEGPIKVKGNFKTQIDGDEFLTKSAEISIGKQIKLIT, via the coding sequence ATGATAGCAATAATAGCAAACCCCAATGCCTTAAGATTCTCATCAGAAAAACTTAAAAGAATAGCAAACCAACTAGGCAATGTAGACATCTTCTTCACCCAAAAAGCCAAAAACGGAACCGATATAGCAAATAAAATAGCAGGAAGTTATGAAATAATAGCTACATACGGCGGTGATGGCATAATAAATGAGGTAATAAATGCAGATTTAAATAGCTCAAAATTAGCTATAATACCAGCTGGCACCACAAATGTTTTAGCCATTGAACTATTTGGTAAAGCTTCGGCCAGCAAAGCCATACAAGCCATAAAAAGAGGTAAAGCCAAGACAGCATATACAGGCAAAATAAATAATACCTACTTTATACTTATGGCTGGTTTTGGTTTTGATGCAGAAAGCGTGCACAACGTAAATCCAAAACTAAAAAGAATATCAGGCAAATTTGCATATTTCAGTGCGGGTGTTGTTTCGTATTTAAAGAACCTAAAAAGGGACTGTTTTGAAATAGAAATAGAAAACAAAAGAATAGAGGCAGTTTGGGCTATAGTAAGCAAAGCAAAAAAATATGCAGGCAACTACACAATTTCGGCAAAAATAGACATATTTAAACCTCTTTTTGATGTAGTTATCTGTAGGTGCGCAAATAGGGGACTATCATTACCTTATTACAACCTTGCAATCTTTAGCGGCCTTCACAGATTCAATACGCCGTTTGTTGAACACATAATCACAGAAGGACCCATAAAAGTAAAAGGCAACTTCAAAACCCAAATAGACGGAGATGAGTTCTTAACAAAAAGCGCAGAAATATCTATTGGCAAACAAATAAAGTTAATAACATGA
- a CDS encoding MBL fold metallo-hydrolase — MGRINTISDNQLIFLGTGGGRFTVFNQIRKSGGIWFKLNGKLFAIDPGPGALVEAIKHKLYPSKLSGVFLSHRHLDHSADINAIIESMTEGGHKKRGTVLAPYEATEVDPVILHYNRKNFHLINQTEFSTYEVDGVKIEVKAKHLHTTETYGAVFSFSSHKFAFIPDTLYFDDLSELYRADIVIMNTVFCHTRPGFKHLSSDDVCKFLEKHRPKKLIMTHFGLSFLKEKPWEVAKQIASETGVDVVAAYDGMVVEL, encoded by the coding sequence ATGGGCAGGATAAATACGATCTCGGATAATCAGTTGATATTTTTAGGAACAGGCGGTGGCAGATTTACCGTTTTTAACCAAATAAGAAAATCCGGGGGCATCTGGTTTAAGTTAAACGGCAAACTGTTTGCGATAGACCCCGGCCCTGGCGCTTTGGTTGAGGCAATAAAACACAAACTCTATCCAAGCAAGTTAAGCGGTGTATTTTTAAGCCACAGACACTTAGATCACTCTGCCGATATAAATGCTATTATAGAGTCGATGACTGAGGGCGGACATAAAAAGAGAGGCACTGTCCTTGCACCCTATGAGGCAACAGAAGTTGATCCTGTAATATTACACTACAATAGAAAAAACTTTCATCTCATAAACCAAACCGAGTTTTCCACCTACGAAGTAGACGGCGTAAAGATTGAGGTTAAAGCGAAACATCTACATACAACAGAAACTTATGGGGCTGTTTTTTCTTTTTCTTCCCATAAATTTGCATTTATTCCGGATACCCTGTATTTTGATGATCTATCCGAACTTTACAGGGCGGATATCGTAATCATGAATACGGTATTCTGTCATACGCGCCCCGGATTTAAACATCTATCATCCGATGATGTTTGCAAGTTTTTAGAAAAACATCGACCAAAAAAGCTTATTATGACTCACTTTGGGTTATCCTTCTTAAAAGAAAAGCCCTGGGAGGTGGCAAAACAGATTGCATCAGAAACAGGTGTGGATGTGGTAGCAGCTTACGATGGTATGGTGGTTGAGTTATGA
- the mtaB gene encoding tRNA (N(6)-L-threonylcarbamoyladenosine(37)-C(2))-methylthiotransferase MtaB, whose amino-acid sequence MKIAIKTLGCKLNQYETQLMIEDLTKEGHEIVDFEDMANFYIINSCAVTAKASKESRLLAKSAAKRGRVVYTGCDSYLEEKLKDRFILAGNSYKHKIIKLIKNPINDISDETKTYPLERILSQYRGKSRAFVKIQEGCNNHCTYCIISFLRGRERDKEKDKVLSEIESLAKAGFSEIVLTGTNIGSYRDLKGLLRDIDALEGDFRVRISSIEPMYVDKEFIDIVASGRFANHLHIPLQSGSNKILKLMGRNYKREHYEKIVNYCHKKGVFVGCDIIVGFFGETDELFEETYWFVKRLPLSYAHVFSYSKRPNTPAYNLKLDLPKGPVVRQRNRKLRELFEQKKKNSIKQMIGKEVEFIIETTQVNTQKGRFYKAITSQYFPVLVDRYDTGLKIGILKEFDGRFGYVEWAG is encoded by the coding sequence ATGAAAATAGCCATAAAGACATTGGGCTGCAAACTCAATCAATATGAAACACAATTAATGATAGAAGATTTAACAAAAGAAGGACATGAAATCGTTGACTTTGAGGATATGGCTAATTTCTATATAATAAATTCTTGTGCCGTTACGGCTAAAGCTTCCAAGGAGTCGAGGCTTTTAGCCAAATCAGCAGCTAAAAGAGGTAGGGTAGTATATACCGGATGCGATAGCTATCTGGAAGAGAAATTAAAAGATAGGTTTATCTTGGCCGGTAATTCATATAAACATAAAATAATAAAGCTCATTAAAAACCCAATCAATGACATATCGGATGAGACCAAAACATATCCACTTGAAAGAATCCTCTCTCAATACAGAGGCAAAAGTAGGGCATTTGTAAAGATTCAGGAGGGCTGTAATAACCACTGCACCTACTGTATAATCTCTTTTTTGAGAGGCAGAGAAAGAGACAAAGAAAAAGATAAGGTTCTGAGTGAGATTGAATCACTTGCAAAAGCCGGATTTTCCGAAATAGTTTTAACGGGAACAAATATAGGCTCATACAGGGATCTTAAGGGACTTCTTAGGGATATAGATGCACTTGAGGGTGATTTTAGGGTTAGAATAAGCTCCATAGAGCCGATGTATGTGGATAAAGAATTCATAGATATAGTAGCCAGTGGAAGATTTGCAAACCACCTCCATATACCCCTACAATCGGGCAGCAATAAAATACTAAAACTCATGGGTAGGAATTACAAAAGAGAACATTACGAAAAGATAGTTAACTACTGCCACAAAAAGGGTGTGTTTGTAGGGTGTGATATAATTGTTGGCTTCTTTGGAGAAACCGATGAACTATTTGAAGAAACCTATTGGTTTGTAAAGAGACTACCCTTAAGTTATGCGCATGTGTTTAGCTATTCAAAAAGACCCAACACCCCAGCATATAACTTAAAACTCGATCTACCCAAAGGGCCTGTTGTCAGACAAAGAAATAGAAAACTAAGAGAGTTATTTGAGCAGAAAAAGAAAAACTCAATAAAACAAATGATAGGCAAAGAGGTTGAATTTATCATAGAGACCACGCAGGTAAACACGCAAAAAGGCAGATTCTATAAAGCCATAACAAGCCAATATTTTCCCGTGCTTGTGGATAGGTATGATACAGGACTAAAAATAGGCATACTTAAAGAGTTTGATGGTAGATTTGGATATGTAGAATGGGCAGGATAA
- the hisB gene encoding imidazoleglycerol-phosphate dehydratase HisB, which yields MIELKRKTKETDIVVRVDIDGKGDFNIDTGIGFFDHMLSALSKHSGIDLMVKAKGDLEVDFHHTVEDVGIVLGQAVKQSLEGRSFARFGWAIVPMDDALILSSVDICNRFYLNFDARLTGNIGSFDSELIEEFFRAFAFNGGMVLHIKQLSGANKHHIAEAIFKSTAHSLKAALKSTDETPSTKGIL from the coding sequence ATGATAGAATTAAAACGCAAGACCAAAGAGACGGATATTGTTGTAAGGGTTGATATAGATGGTAAAGGTGATTTTAATATAGATACGGGTATAGGTTTTTTTGATCATATGCTCTCTGCATTATCTAAGCATTCGGGGATTGATTTGATGGTGAAAGCCAAAGGAGATCTTGAGGTTGACTTCCACCATACCGTTGAGGATGTGGGTATTGTCTTAGGGCAAGCCGTAAAGCAATCCCTTGAAGGCAGAAGTTTTGCTCGATTTGGATGGGCTATTGTGCCTATGGATGATGCCTTGATCTTATCAAGTGTTGATATCTGCAACAGGTTTTATCTGAATTTCGACGCCAGATTGACAGGTAATATAGGCAGTTTTGACTCAGAACTTATTGAGGAGTTCTTCAGGGCGTTTGCCTTTAATGGTGGCATGGTTTTACATATAAAACAACTAAGCGGGGCAAATAAACACCATATCGCGGAGGCTATTTTTAAATCTACCGCCCACAGCCTAAAAGCTGCCCTAAAAAGTACAGATGAAACCCCTTCAACAAAAGGAATCCTATGA
- a CDS encoding polyprenyl synthetase family protein: MARSKQRILMMSKLSHYKELVDNFINELAQIKRFPPIFQEALFYTPKSGGKRIRAMLVMCAADMFGADETKSLHIASAIELMHAYSLIHDDLPVMDNDDFRRGKPANHKVYGEDLALLVGDGLNTYTFNVIADAPIDDARKVKIVKWLSNNAGIGGMVVGQVVDVLSSRDRLKGHSHKKLVNFIHKHKTAKLIQASVVCGAICGNPDDVQLDRLAKYGLYAGVAFQIIDDYLDVVGDEEKLGKKKVDEINNTLTYPKVYGLKRSYDIAQKLKDMAILQIKDIKGSKELIDIAKLIVERDR, translated from the coding sequence ATGGCAAGATCCAAACAGAGGATTTTAATGATGAGTAAGCTAAGCCATTATAAGGAGTTGGTTGATAATTTTATAAATGAACTTGCGCAGATAAAAAGATTCCCTCCGATATTTCAGGAAGCGCTGTTTTATACGCCAAAGAGCGGCGGAAAAAGAATAAGGGCGATGCTTGTTATGTGTGCTGCCGATATGTTTGGTGCAGATGAAACAAAAAGCCTCCATATAGCATCAGCTATAGAGCTAATGCATGCATACTCTTTGATCCATGATGATCTGCCCGTAATGGATAACGATGATTTTAGAAGGGGCAAACCTGCCAACCATAAGGTGTATGGTGAGGATTTAGCTCTCCTTGTAGGAGATGGATTGAATACATATACTTTTAATGTTATAGCCGATGCCCCCATAGATGATGCAAGGAAGGTTAAAATTGTAAAATGGCTTTCAAATAATGCCGGTATTGGTGGCATGGTTGTGGGTCAAGTGGTAGATGTACTAAGCTCAAGAGATAGATTGAAAGGACACTCGCACAAAAAATTAGTAAACTTTATCCACAAACATAAAACCGCCAAACTCATACAGGCTAGTGTTGTATGTGGCGCAATCTGTGGCAATCCCGATGATGTGCAATTGGACAGGCTTGCAAAATATGGCCTTTATGCAGGCGTTGCTTTCCAGATAATAGACGATTATCTGGATGTTGTGGGAGATGAGGAAAAACTGGGTAAAAAAAAGGTAGATGAAATCAATAATACACTAACCTATCCTAAAGTTTATGGACTCAAAAGGTCTTATGATATAGCTCAAAAGCTTAAAGATATGGCTATCCTTCAAATCAAAGACATTAAAGGTAGTAAAGAGCTAATAGACATAGCTAAATTAATCGTTGAGAGGGACAGATGA
- the xseB gene encoding exodeoxyribonuclease VII small subunit yields MKSFEEALKRLEEIAKRLENENIMLDEAIGLYEEGMKLVEFCSKKLEEAENRIKTIKSIENGKIQTEDFNDE; encoded by the coding sequence ATGAAGAGCTTTGAGGAGGCATTAAAAAGGCTTGAGGAGATTGCCAAGAGGCTTGAAAATGAGAATATTATGCTTGATGAGGCTATAGGTCTGTATGAGGAGGGTATGAAGCTTGTTGAGTTCTGCTCAAAGAAGCTTGAAGAGGCTGAAAACAGGATAAAAACAATAAAATCCATAGAAAATGGCAAGATCCAAACAGAGGATTTTAATGATGAGTAA